Proteins encoded within one genomic window of Bacillus thuringiensis:
- a CDS encoding DUF4077 domain-containing protein produces the protein MEWLKRTCFSNLEKESQKNHLLLFITICSFFLGIIAIGYYGYIFTARAIAFWVCGISVVVFGTLLTFIESMEAMYKYIMTFMLLMMSFIMVQAFNESPAVFQMVYFTLAVSLIYLSERLVVILGGVAVVITFILCSYWPEQFFAYTAASEAANFASLLAIVTIAMWGVTKIGSNLLARLSDEKQEVMRKAQELEETQRLIEETVVKLDSNFNHLRQNMNTSMESMSEINFAFEEVAVGTQSQSEMMSRSVEVLNDMEGNIEQIISQVRNASIRVDESLEISKGSVNTLRNFEANMRSLNDVVSQSGIIFRDLMMQSKQINEIVDVITNISSQTSLLALNANIEAARAGEHGKGFAIVANEVLKLAEESNRSAGRIQGILKDFSNQASKVEVQVEKSERVQEECNEMLASVLTNVTDLGKFIDAINDVMREIVGHQENFQTKTTNIVKDVTHASNVIQQTSAATEEVLASVEEEKLRNDTSVKTLHTVSEQVKLLEDILEK, from the coding sequence ATGGAGTGGTTAAAGAGGACTTGTTTTTCTAACCTTGAGAAAGAATCACAGAAAAATCATTTATTGCTGTTTATTACGATTTGTAGTTTCTTCCTTGGAATAATCGCGATTGGGTATTACGGATATATTTTTACGGCGAGAGCAATCGCGTTTTGGGTTTGTGGTATTTCTGTCGTTGTATTTGGAACGCTTCTTACTTTTATAGAAAGCATGGAAGCGATGTATAAATATATCATGACATTTATGTTACTTATGATGTCTTTCATTATGGTACAAGCTTTTAATGAAAGCCCAGCTGTATTTCAAATGGTCTATTTTACACTAGCCGTTTCACTTATTTATTTAAGTGAACGTCTCGTTGTAATTCTCGGCGGAGTGGCAGTTGTTATTACATTCATCCTTTGTAGTTATTGGCCGGAGCAATTTTTTGCTTATACAGCAGCATCTGAAGCTGCAAACTTCGCAAGCTTGTTAGCAATCGTAACGATCGCAATGTGGGGCGTAACGAAGATTGGCTCTAATTTGCTAGCTCGTTTAAGTGATGAGAAGCAAGAAGTAATGAGAAAAGCTCAGGAGCTAGAAGAGACGCAAAGGCTTATTGAAGAAACAGTTGTGAAGTTAGATAGTAATTTCAATCATTTAAGACAAAATATGAATACGTCAATGGAGTCGATGAGTGAAATTAATTTCGCTTTTGAAGAGGTTGCAGTTGGTACGCAATCACAATCAGAGATGATGTCACGTTCAGTAGAAGTATTAAACGATATGGAAGGAAATATTGAACAAATCATCTCTCAAGTAAGAAATGCATCAATTCGTGTTGATGAAAGTCTAGAGATTTCAAAGGGTAGTGTGAATACTTTAAGAAATTTTGAAGCTAACATGAGAAGTTTAAATGATGTTGTTTCACAATCGGGAATTATATTTAGAGATTTAATGATGCAATCGAAGCAAATTAATGAAATTGTAGATGTAATAACGAATATTTCAAGTCAGACGAGTTTGCTAGCTTTAAATGCAAATATTGAAGCTGCAAGAGCAGGAGAACATGGAAAAGGGTTTGCTATTGTAGCGAATGAAGTATTAAAGCTTGCTGAAGAATCGAATCGTTCAGCTGGAAGAATTCAAGGGATTTTGAAGGATTTTAGTAATCAAGCAAGCAAGGTGGAAGTGCAGGTAGAAAAATCAGAAAGAGTACAAGAAGAATGTAACGAAATGCTAGCAAGCGTTTTAACAAATGTAACGGATTTAGGGAAGTTTATTGATGCAATTAATGATGTAATGAGAGAGATTGTTGGTCATCAAGAAAATTTCCAAACTAAAACGACGAATATCGTAAAGGATGTTACACATGCTTCTAATGTAATTCAGCAAACTTCTGCGGCTACAGAAGAAGTGTTAGCAAGTGTGGAAGAAGAAAAACTTCGAAATGATACATCAGTGAAGACATTACATACTGTTAGCGAGCAAGTGAAATTGTTAGAAGATATTTTAGAAAAGTAA
- a CDS encoding endonuclease/exonuclease/phosphatase family protein yields MKKLLKIVLICILVGVGVVGGFLGYMTLTKEQPADVVSLKVENNKERVLATGNEFKVTTFNIGYGGLDKDQDFFMDGGKGSGSSSKEQTETNLKNMLSFLQNENSDFALLQEVDIKSLRSFDVNEHEFLKKGLPDYTSSFGKNYDTKWVPVPITSPMGYAEAGLSTFSKYTVQTAKRFQLPGMEPWPKRLFDLDRAIVEHTIPVNNGKHVRLVNLHLSAYDEGGKIRKQQVEYLKEYMNKHYKNGDYVIMGGDWNQLLSDVQLSDPKFVKERPEWLVELPKDFTDGGFKWAVDPSVMTVRDDVKKYVEGENFVTIIDGFIVSPNVDIVNVQGKDLKFENSDHNPVSAVFKLK; encoded by the coding sequence TTGAAGAAATTATTAAAAATAGTACTTATATGTATTTTGGTAGGAGTGGGGGTTGTAGGTGGTTTCTTAGGGTATATGACACTTACTAAAGAACAGCCTGCTGATGTTGTAAGTTTGAAGGTGGAAAATAATAAAGAGCGCGTATTAGCGACAGGAAATGAATTTAAAGTTACAACATTTAATATTGGATATGGTGGATTAGATAAGGATCAAGACTTCTTTATGGATGGGGGAAAGGGATCTGGTTCAAGTAGTAAAGAGCAAACGGAAACGAATTTAAAGAATATGCTTTCGTTTTTACAAAATGAGAATAGTGATTTTGCGCTACTACAAGAAGTTGATATAAAATCACTTCGATCTTTTGATGTAAATGAGCATGAGTTTTTGAAAAAAGGATTACCTGATTATACTTCGTCATTCGGGAAGAACTATGATACAAAATGGGTGCCCGTTCCAATTACAAGTCCAATGGGATATGCGGAAGCCGGGTTAAGTACGTTTTCTAAATATACAGTTCAAACAGCGAAGAGATTCCAGCTTCCTGGAATGGAACCTTGGCCAAAGCGTTTATTCGATTTAGATCGAGCGATTGTTGAACATACAATCCCTGTTAATAATGGAAAGCATGTTAGACTAGTAAACTTACATTTGTCTGCGTACGATGAAGGCGGGAAAATTAGAAAACAGCAAGTAGAGTATTTAAAAGAATATATGAACAAGCATTATAAAAATGGTGATTACGTAATAATGGGTGGAGATTGGAATCAATTGCTTTCTGACGTTCAATTAAGTGATCCAAAGTTTGTGAAAGAGCGTCCTGAGTGGTTAGTAGAGTTACCAAAGGACTTTACTGATGGTGGTTTTAAGTGGGCTGTAGATCCGTCTGTTATGACTGTGAGAGATGATGTAAAGAAATATGTAGAAGGTGAAAATTTCGTCACGATTATTGATGGTTTTATCGTTTCACCGAATGTAGACATTGTAAATGTACAAGGGAAAGATTTAAAGTTTGAAAATAGTGATCATAACCCAGTGAGTGCGGTATTTAAACTGAAGTAA
- the crcB gene encoding fluoride efflux transporter CrcB, translating into MIYIIVGIAGILGALSRYYVGLTIHEFWYHTFPLATLLINLLGCFLLAWLTTYIAKLNILPSDVITGIGTGFIGSFTTFSTFSVETVQLLNHSEWNTAFLYVSCSILGGLIMSGLGYTLGDFLIKKHLTEGDHL; encoded by the coding sequence TTGATTTATATTATCGTTGGCATTGCCGGTATATTAGGGGCCCTTTCTCGTTATTATGTAGGTCTTACTATTCATGAATTTTGGTATCATACATTTCCACTAGCTACATTACTCATTAACTTACTCGGCTGCTTCTTATTAGCATGGCTGACTACGTATATCGCTAAGCTCAACATCTTACCTTCAGATGTAATCACAGGCATCGGGACTGGATTCATCGGTTCCTTTACGACATTTTCAACATTCAGTGTAGAAACTGTGCAATTACTTAATCATTCTGAATGGAATACGGCTTTCTTATATGTATCATGCAGCATACTTGGTGGCCTCATTATGTCTGGACTTGGCTATACACTAGGTGATTTCTTAATTAAGAAACATCTTACGGAAGGTGATCACTTATGA
- the crcB gene encoding fluoride efflux transporter CrcB yields the protein MMEALLVATGGFFGAITRFAISNWLKKRNKTSFPIATFLINITGAFLLGYIIGNGVTTGWQLLLGTGFMGAFTTFSTFKLESVQLLNRKNISTFLLYLSATYIIGLLFAFLGMKLGGI from the coding sequence ATGATGGAAGCTTTATTAGTAGCAACAGGAGGATTTTTCGGTGCGATTACACGATTTGCAATTAGCAATTGGTTGAAAAAAAGAAATAAAACTTCCTTTCCAATTGCTACATTTCTCATTAATATAACAGGAGCGTTTTTACTCGGATATATAATTGGCAACGGGGTTACTACAGGTTGGCAATTATTATTAGGTACTGGATTTATGGGTGCCTTCACTACATTTTCGACATTTAAATTAGAATCTGTTCAGCTTCTCAATCGGAAAAACATTAGCACTTTCCTTCTATACTTAAGCGCTACTTACATAATTGGTCTCCTCTTCGCGTTCCTTGGAATGAAGCTGGGCGGAATATAA
- a CDS encoding DUF3947 family protein, with amino-acid sequence MMNRYFYNGRQVGAAITLAGAQGTIHAMNQVIQMQQQAQVAQMMQSQYMPYSQFPMQIVHYDVHPTGLFSIPYGGTYFL; translated from the coding sequence ATGATGAATCGTTATTTTTACAATGGAAGACAAGTAGGAGCAGCTATTACGTTAGCTGGGGCACAGGGAACCATTCATGCTATGAATCAAGTGATTCAAATGCAGCAACAAGCACAAGTAGCGCAAATGATGCAAAGTCAGTATATGCCGTATTCACAGTTTCCGATGCAAATTGTACATTACGATGTGCATCCAACGGGTTTATTCTCCATTCCATATGGCGGGACATACTTCTTATGA
- a CDS encoding DUF3955 domain-containing protein: MKNKYVVAISFMILAIISLTIHASNSKVGANGLLEEPFFFLVPISYVLFLSGVGVLLFGFITSKLKKSNR, translated from the coding sequence ATGAAAAATAAATACGTAGTAGCTATTTCTTTCATGATTTTAGCGATTATTTCTTTAACGATACATGCTTCAAACAGTAAAGTAGGAGCGAATGGGCTCCTTGAAGAACCTTTCTTTTTTCTAGTACCGATAAGTTATGTCTTGTTCCTTAGTGGTGTTGGTGTATTATTATTTGGATTTATTACTTCAAAGCTGAAAAAAAGTAATAGATAA